A stretch of DNA from Candidatus Krumholzibacteriia bacterium:
GACGCACGCCGAGAGGATCGAGCATCGCAAGTACTGCCGGTTCTGTCGCCAGCACACGGCGCACAAGGAAACGCGCTGAGCGCGGAGGTGCCAGCGCTCCTGGGCGTACGCGAGTAGCTCAATTGGCAGAGCACCGGATTCCAAATCCGGCGGTTGGGGGTTCAAGTCCCTCCTCGCGTGCCAAGAGAAACGGGTCGCAAGCATGGTGAAGAGACTGGTGCGCAAGGCCATCACCTTCCTGCGGGAGGTCCGCGCGGAGATGACGAAGGTGACCTGGCCGAGCACCACGGAGTTGAAGGGTCAGACCCTGGTCGTGATCATCGCGGTGCTGATCATCGCCGCGTTCGTCGGGGTCGTGGACCTGATTCTCAACAACACGATCACGCTCCTGGTGACCAAGCTCACCTGAGACGGTGGTTCCAGGAGCGCCAGGGTCGAGCGAACGAGGTCCGATAGGGCCATGAGCGAGGAAAAGAAGAAGGTGCAAGCCGAAACCGCGGGGGCCGACACGAGTGTGGCGGTCACGAATCCGCACTGCAAATGGTACGTGGTGCACACCTACTCGGGGCACGAGAACAAGGTGAAGCAGAGCATCGAGAAAGCCGTGGAGCTGCAAGGCCTGAAGCACCGTTTCGGTCAGGTGCTGATTCCCATGGAAGAAGTGACCGAGATGAAGAAGGGGAAGAAGGTCAAGGTGAACCGGAAGTTCTTCCCCAGCTATGTGCTCGTGCAGCTCGAGCTGGACGAGGAGATGCTGCACCTGGTCAACAACATCCCCGGGGTGACCCGCTTCGTCGGGACCGGCAACCGGCCGGTGCCGGTGCCGGACAAGGAAGTGGACCGGATCCTGAAGCGCGGCGAGACCAAGACCAAGGAAACGAAGGAGATCCGCGAGATCCCCTTCCACGTCGGCGAGCAGGTCAAGGTCATCGACGGGCCGTTCACGGATTTCAACGGGGTGATCGACGAGATCAACCCCGAGCGCGGCAAGCTCAAGGTCATGGTCGGCATCTTCGGGCGCGAGACCCCCGTGGAGCTCGACTTCCTGCAGGTGGAACGCCTGTAGCCCCGTGCGGGGTGAGGCTTCCGCAAAGAGCGAGAGGTGGTAGGAGCCAGCGTGGCCAAGAAGGTCCTGACGCAGATCAAGCTGCAGATCACCGCCGCCCAGGCGAACCCGGCGCCGCCGGTGGGGCCGGCCCTGGGCCAGCACGGCGTCAACATCATGGAGTTCTGCAAGCAGTTCAACGCCGCCACCCAGGCGCAGGCCGGGACCGTCACCCCGGTGGTGATCACGGTCTTCCAGGATCGGTCTTTCTCCTTCATCACCAAGACGCCGCCGGCGTCGGTGCTCCTGGTCAAGGCCGCGGGTTTGGAGAAGGGCTCCGGCGAGCCCAACCGCAACAAGGTGGGCAAGGTCACCAAGGCACAGGTGGCGGAGATCGCCAAGACCAAGATGCCGGACCTGAACGCGACGAGTTTGGAAGGGGCGATCCGGATGATCGAGGGAACCGCCCGCAGCATGGGCATCGAGATCGAGGCGTGAGGACGCGATGAAACACGGCAAGAAATACACCCAGTCCGTGGCCGAGGTGGAGCCGGGCAAGGAATACGCGGTGCCCGAGGCGGCGGCGCTGGTGAAGAAGATGGCGAAGGCGAAGTTCGACGAGAGCGTCGACATGGTGGTGCGCTTGGGCGTCGATCCGCGGCACGCGGAACAGCAGGTGCGCGGCGCCGTGGTGCTGCCCCACGGGACGGGCAAAACGGTGCGCATTCTCGTCTTCGCCCGCGGCGACCGGGACCGAGATGCCCGCGCCGCCGGCGCCGACCACGTGGGCGCCGAGGACTACGTCACCAAGGTGCAGGAAGGCTGGACGGACGTGGACGTCGTCATCGCCACCCCGGACATGATGGCGCTGGTGGGGAGGCTCGGGCGGTTGCTCGGCCCCCGCGGCCTGATGCCGAACCCGAAGCTCGGCACCGTGACCGACGACGTGGCCCGCGCCGTCCGTGAGGCCAAAGCTGGCAAGATCGAGTACCGCGTCGACAAGGCTGGGAACGTGCACGCCCCGGTGGGCAAGGCGTCGTTCCCCCAGGAGAAGCTGGCGGAGAACATGACTGTTCTCCTGCAGGAATTGCTGCGGGCCAAGCCGGCTTCGTCGAAGGGGCGTTACATCCTCTCGGCGTACGTGAGCAGCACCATGGGGCCGTCGGTGCGTGTCGACGCGGACAGCATCGCGGTCACGGCCTAGCGGAGGAGCGTCGATGCCGACGGAAGCCAAGGTACGCGAGGTCGAAGAGTTCGCCGGGGTCCTGAAGGGGGCGCAGGGCGTGGTCCTGGCCGACTTCACCGGCATGAGCGTGGCGTCGATTATGGCGCTGCGCCGCAAGTGCCGCGACGCCGGCGTGCACTACCAGGTGGTGAAGAACACCCTGGCCCGTCGCGCCCTGCAGGGGTCGGGGCTGGAGAGCCTGCAGCCTCTGCTGGAGGGACCGAATGCCTGGGCCGTGCACCGCGCCGATCAGGTGGCGGCGGCCAAGGTGATGAGCGACTTCGCCAAGGACCACGAGGCCTTGAAGATCCGCGGCGGCAGCATGGAGGGCCGCCTGCTGACGGTGCAGGAGATCCGGGCCCTCGCCAAGCTGCCGAGCCGCGAGGTTCTCCTCGCCCAGGTGCTGGCGGGGATGCAAGGGCCACTGGCGGGATTCGCCGGCGCGCTCACGGCGGTGCTCCGGAGCTTCGCCAACGTGGTCGATGGGTATGCGAAGAAGCGCGCCGAAACCGAGGGCGCATGAAGGTTCCGGCGCGGCGCTTCGCCGGCGACGCCGAACTTCGATGTGGACACGTGACAGGAAGAGAGGATCGAGATGTCGGATACAGCAACCACCTCCAAGGTCGAACAAATCATGGAGCTCGTCGAGAGCATGTCCGTGCTCGAGCTGTCCAAGCTCGTCAAGACCTTCGAGGAGAAGTTCGGCGTGACTGCAGCCGCACCCATGATGGCCATGCCCGCGGCCGGCCCAGCGGCGGCAGTGGCGGTGGAAGAGAAGACCGAGTTCGACGCCGTCCTGGCCAGTTCCGGGGCGCAGAAGATCCAGGTCATCAAGGTCGTCCGGGCCATCACCGGCCTGGGGCTGAAGGAGGCCAAGGATCTCGTCGAAGGGGCGCCCAAGCCGATCAAGGAAGGCGTACCCAAGGCCGAAGCCGAAGACATCAAGAAGAAGGTCGAAGAAGTCGGCGGCACCGTCGAAATCAAGTAGTTGCATCCCCTGGTGCGGCCTGCGGTCGTCCTCGCGGCACGACCGTCGACCGCCTGCGTTCATGCGCTGCGCGCGCCGCTGCATGAGCGGTCGCGCCGCGGCGAGCGCCTTCCGCGCCGGCCGGCGCGCCGCGGTGTGGACCACGTTGGCAGGGTTCCCGTGAGCCCACCATCCTCAACCTTGAAGGGGAAGTGAAGCACTTGGAGAAGATCCAGCGCAAGAACTACTCCAAGATCCCGGATCTCCTGGACATCCCGAATCTCCTCGATGTCCAGCTCGAGAGCTACAGGAATTTCATCCTCTCCACCGGCAAGGACAAGCCCGGGGAGAGCCTGCAGTCCGTGTTCGAGACGGTGTTCCCCATCGTCTCGGCGCGGGAGAACTTCGTCCTCGAGTTCGTGAGCTACACGATCGGCGAGCCCAAGTACTCCGTCGACGAGTGCCAGGAGCGGGATCTGACCTTCGCGGCGCCGCTGAAGGCGAAGCTGCGTCTCATCATCAAAGTGGACGAAGACGGCGAGCGCAAGGTCAAGGACGTCATGGAGGCGGACGTCTATCTGGGCGACCTGCCCCTCATCACCGACAAGGGCACCTTCATCATCAATGGGGCGGAGCGCGTCATCGTCAGCCAGCTGCACCGCTCGCCGGGGGTGTTCTTCTCCGACTCCATCCACCCGAATGGCAAGCGCTTGTTCAGCGCCCGGATCATTCCCTACCGCGGCTCGTGGGTGGAGTTCACCACCGACATCAACGACGTCATGTACGTCCACATCGACCGCAAGCGCAAGCAGCCGGCCACCATCCTGCTGCGCGCCGTGGGTCAGGACACGGACGCCAAGATCCTGCAGCTGTTCTTCAAGACCGAGCGCCTGCCCGTGTCGAAGCGGCCGGCGAAGAGCGATGCGACGCTGGTGGGACGCTACACCGCGGAAGACGTGGTGAACCGTGAGACCGGCGAGGTCCTCATCGAGGCCGGGCACGAGGTCACCGAGGACACCCTGAACACGCTGCGCACCGCCGAGGTGGAGAGCATCCTCGTCATGCAGCCCGGGGAGTATGGCGAGAACGACATCATCCGCAACACCTTGAAGCGCGACTCGACGCGTACCGAGGAAGAGGCGCTGAAGAAGATCTACAACCTGCTTCGCCCCGGCGACCCGCCCAGCGTGGACACGGCGCGCACCCTCTTGGAGCGCCTGTTCTTCAACGCTCGCCGCTACAACCTCTCCACCGTGGGGCGCTACAAGATGAACCAGCGCCTGCACCTGAACGTGCCGCTGGAGAACCCGACGCTGACGCCGACGGACTTCGTCGCCGTCGTCGCCTCGCTCCTCGACCTGGCCAACTCGGACGGCGAGGTCGACGACATCGACCACCTGGGCAACCGCCGCATCCGTTCGGTCGGCGAGCTGCTGGCCAACCAGTTCTCCCTCGGGCTGTCCCGCATGGCCCGCATCATCCGGGAGCGCATGAGCCTGCAGGACGCGGAGACGATCACGCCCTACGACCTGGTGAACGCCCGCACCATCAGCGCGGTCATCCAGTCGTTCTTCGGCTCCAGCCAGCTGTCCCAGTTCATGGACCAGACGAACCCGCTGGCCGAGCTCACCCACAAGCGGCGCCTGTCGGCCCTCGGGCCCGGCGGTCTCACCCGCGAGCGCGCCGGTTTCGAGGTGCGCGACGTGCACCACACCCACTACGGGCGCATGTGCCCGATCGAGACGCCGGAAGGGCCGAACATCGGGCTCATCACCTCCCTTTCCACCTACGCCCGGGTGAATCGCTTCGGCTTCCTGGAGACGCCGTACCGGCGCATCCAGGACGGCAAGGCGATGGAGGAGATCGTCTTCCTGTCGGCGGACGAGGAAGACCAGTTCCACATCGCCCAGGCCACCGAGGCGCTCCATGCCGATGGCAGCCTGGCCAAGCCGGAAGTGCCGGCGCGCTTCCACGACGACTTCCCGCTCGTCACGCCCGAGCAGGTGCAGTTCATGGACGTGTCGCCGAAGCAGCCGGTGTCGGCGGCGGCGTCGCTGATTCCCTTCCTGGAGCACGACGACGCCAACCGCGCCCTCATGGGCTGCAACATGCAGCGCCAGGCGGTGCCGCTCCTGCAGACCGAGCCGCCCCTCGTGGGCACCGGCATGGAGGAGAAGGTGGCGCGGGACTCGGGCGCCGTGGTCATCGCCAAGCGCGCCGGCGTGGTGCGCAGCGTCAACGCCGACACGGTGCTGGTGCAGTCGAAGGGGCGGAAAGACGACGCCATCGAGGACTTCAGCGGCCTGGGCGGCCTGGACGAATACCGGCTGCAGAAGTACCGCCGCTCCAACCAGGACACCTGCGTGAACCAGAAGCCCCTGGTGCGCGCCGGCGACAAGATCGAGAAGGGTCAGATCCTGGCCGACGGGCCGGCGACCTGCGACGGCGAGCTCGCCCTCGGGCACAACGTGCTGGTGGCCTTCATGCCCTGGTGCGGTTACAACTTCGAGGACGCCATCATCGTCAGCGAAGCCCTGGTGCGGGACGACAAGTTCACCTCGATCCACATCGAGGAGTTCGAGTGCCAGGTGCGGGATACCAAGGCGGGGATGGAGGAGATCACCCGGGAAATCCCCAACGTCGGCGAGGAAGCGCTGCGCAAGCTGGACGAGGACGGCATCGTCATGGTCGGCGCCCGCGTCAAGTCCGGCGACATCCTGGTGGGCAAGGTGACGCCCAAGGGCGAGACGGATCTGTCGCCGGAAGAGCGGCTGCTGCGCGCCATCTTCGGCGAGAAGGCCGGGGACGTGCGCGACGCTTCCCTCAAGGCGCCGCCGGGGATGGAAGGCATCGTCGTCGACATCAAGGTGTTCTCCCGCCGCGAGCGCGACGACCGGGGCAAGGCGGAAGAGAAGAAGAAGCTGGAGCGCCTGCGCCGCGTCTTGAAGAAGGAAGAGACGCGGATCAAGGAGATGCGCGACGAGCGCCTGATCGAGCTGCTCGACGGCCAGACCAGCGAACGCTGGGTGCATGCCGAAACCGGCGAGATCATCGTGCGCACCAACACCAAGCTCAACATCGACCGCCTGCGGGAGATCGCCTTCGATCACCTGCAGTGGGGCATGCCCATCGTCCAGGACCCGGCCATGGACCGGCGGGTGAAGAAGGTGCTGGAGGCGGCGCAGCGCGCCCTGGAGCGCGCCACGCGCCAGCACGAGAAGGACGTGGAACGCGTCACCCGGGGCGACGAATTGCCCCCGGGCGTGGTCAAGCTGGTGAAGGTGTACATCGCCCGCAAACGCAAGGTCTCGGTGGGCGACAAGATGGCGGGACGGCACGGCAACAAGGGCGTGGTCTCGAAGATCGTGCCGGTGGAGGACATGCCGTACATGCCGGACGGCACGCCGGTGCAGATCATCCTCAACCCGCTCGGCGTGCCGAGCCGTATGAACCTGGGGCAGATCCTGGAAACGCACCTGGGCTGGGCGGCGCACACCCTCGGCTTCTGGTGCGCCTCGCCGGTGTTCGACGGCGCCTCCATCGACCAGATCAAGGGGGAGCTGCGCACCGCCGGTCTCCCCGAGAGCGGCAAGAGCCCGCTCTACGACGGCCGCACCGGGGAGGCCTTCGACGAACAGGTGACGGTGGGCTACATCTATATGATGAAGCTCTCGCACCTGGTGGACGACAAGATCCACGCCCGCTCCATCGGCCCCTACTCGCTGGTGACGCAGCAGCCGCTCGGCGGCAAGGCCCAGTTCGGCGGCCAGCGCTTTGGGGAGATGGAAGTCTGGGCCCTGGAGGCGTACGGCGCCGCCTACTGCCTGCAGGAACTGCTGACGGTGAAATCCGACGACGTCGTGGGCCGCTCCAAGATCTACGAAGCCATCGTCAAGGGCGAGAACCCGCCGGAGCCGGGTATCCCCGAATCGTTCAACGTGCTCGTGAAAGAGCTGCAGAGCCTGTGCCTCGACGTACAGCTCGAGATGTCGTGACGATCAGCCG
This window harbors:
- the rpmG gene encoding 50S ribosomal protein L33; its protein translation is MRDQVQLACGQCKRRNYVTTKNKRTHAERIEHRKYCRFCRQHTAHKETR
- the secE gene encoding preprotein translocase subunit SecE, coding for MVKRLVRKAITFLREVRAEMTKVTWPSTTELKGQTLVVIIAVLIIAAFVGVVDLILNNTITLLVTKLT
- the nusG gene encoding transcription termination/antitermination protein NusG, with protein sequence MSEEKKKVQAETAGADTSVAVTNPHCKWYVVHTYSGHENKVKQSIEKAVELQGLKHRFGQVLIPMEEVTEMKKGKKVKVNRKFFPSYVLVQLELDEEMLHLVNNIPGVTRFVGTGNRPVPVPDKEVDRILKRGETKTKETKEIREIPFHVGEQVKVIDGPFTDFNGVIDEINPERGKLKVMVGIFGRETPVELDFLQVERL
- the rplK gene encoding 50S ribosomal protein L11 gives rise to the protein MAKKVLTQIKLQITAAQANPAPPVGPALGQHGVNIMEFCKQFNAATQAQAGTVTPVVITVFQDRSFSFITKTPPASVLLVKAAGLEKGSGEPNRNKVGKVTKAQVAEIAKTKMPDLNATSLEGAIRMIEGTARSMGIEIEA
- the rplA gene encoding 50S ribosomal protein L1, with translation MKHGKKYTQSVAEVEPGKEYAVPEAAALVKKMAKAKFDESVDMVVRLGVDPRHAEQQVRGAVVLPHGTGKTVRILVFARGDRDRDARAAGADHVGAEDYVTKVQEGWTDVDVVIATPDMMALVGRLGRLLGPRGLMPNPKLGTVTDDVARAVREAKAGKIEYRVDKAGNVHAPVGKASFPQEKLAENMTVLLQELLRAKPASSKGRYILSAYVSSTMGPSVRVDADSIAVTA
- the rplJ gene encoding 50S ribosomal protein L10, producing the protein MPTEAKVREVEEFAGVLKGAQGVVLADFTGMSVASIMALRRKCRDAGVHYQVVKNTLARRALQGSGLESLQPLLEGPNAWAVHRADQVAAAKVMSDFAKDHEALKIRGGSMEGRLLTVQEIRALAKLPSREVLLAQVLAGMQGPLAGFAGALTAVLRSFANVVDGYAKKRAETEGA
- the rplL gene encoding 50S ribosomal protein L7/L12 → MSDTATTSKVEQIMELVESMSVLELSKLVKTFEEKFGVTAAAPMMAMPAAGPAAAVAVEEKTEFDAVLASSGAQKIQVIKVVRAITGLGLKEAKDLVEGAPKPIKEGVPKAEAEDIKKKVEEVGGTVEIK
- the rpoB gene encoding DNA-directed RNA polymerase subunit beta; its protein translation is MKHLEKIQRKNYSKIPDLLDIPNLLDVQLESYRNFILSTGKDKPGESLQSVFETVFPIVSARENFVLEFVSYTIGEPKYSVDECQERDLTFAAPLKAKLRLIIKVDEDGERKVKDVMEADVYLGDLPLITDKGTFIINGAERVIVSQLHRSPGVFFSDSIHPNGKRLFSARIIPYRGSWVEFTTDINDVMYVHIDRKRKQPATILLRAVGQDTDAKILQLFFKTERLPVSKRPAKSDATLVGRYTAEDVVNRETGEVLIEAGHEVTEDTLNTLRTAEVESILVMQPGEYGENDIIRNTLKRDSTRTEEEALKKIYNLLRPGDPPSVDTARTLLERLFFNARRYNLSTVGRYKMNQRLHLNVPLENPTLTPTDFVAVVASLLDLANSDGEVDDIDHLGNRRIRSVGELLANQFSLGLSRMARIIRERMSLQDAETITPYDLVNARTISAVIQSFFGSSQLSQFMDQTNPLAELTHKRRLSALGPGGLTRERAGFEVRDVHHTHYGRMCPIETPEGPNIGLITSLSTYARVNRFGFLETPYRRIQDGKAMEEIVFLSADEEDQFHIAQATEALHADGSLAKPEVPARFHDDFPLVTPEQVQFMDVSPKQPVSAAASLIPFLEHDDANRALMGCNMQRQAVPLLQTEPPLVGTGMEEKVARDSGAVVIAKRAGVVRSVNADTVLVQSKGRKDDAIEDFSGLGGLDEYRLQKYRRSNQDTCVNQKPLVRAGDKIEKGQILADGPATCDGELALGHNVLVAFMPWCGYNFEDAIIVSEALVRDDKFTSIHIEEFECQVRDTKAGMEEITREIPNVGEEALRKLDEDGIVMVGARVKSGDILVGKVTPKGETDLSPEERLLRAIFGEKAGDVRDASLKAPPGMEGIVVDIKVFSRRERDDRGKAEEKKKLERLRRVLKKEETRIKEMRDERLIELLDGQTSERWVHAETGEIIVRTNTKLNIDRLREIAFDHLQWGMPIVQDPAMDRRVKKVLEAAQRALERATRQHEKDVERVTRGDELPPGVVKLVKVYIARKRKVSVGDKMAGRHGNKGVVSKIVPVEDMPYMPDGTPVQIILNPLGVPSRMNLGQILETHLGWAAHTLGFWCASPVFDGASIDQIKGELRTAGLPESGKSPLYDGRTGEAFDEQVTVGYIYMMKLSHLVDDKIHARSIGPYSLVTQQPLGGKAQFGGQRFGEMEVWALEAYGAAYCLQELLTVKSDDVVGRSKIYEAIVKGENPPEPGIPESFNVLVKELQSLCLDVQLEMS